Proteins from one Microbacterium proteolyticum genomic window:
- a CDS encoding Lrp/AsnC family transcriptional regulator translates to MSISAERRPVLDSVSKAIVEQLQEDGRRSYAEIGKAVGLSETATRQRVQKLQDAGVLQIVAVTDPLQLGFARQAMIGVRVSGDTRVIAAEMAELPGVIYVVSTAGSFDLLVEVVCESDDDLIDLLNDRIRSLPDVVATETFVYLKLHRQLYNWGTR, encoded by the coding sequence ATGAGCATCTCAGCGGAGCGACGCCCGGTCCTCGACAGCGTGTCGAAGGCCATCGTCGAACAGCTGCAGGAGGACGGCCGCCGCTCGTACGCCGAGATCGGCAAGGCCGTCGGCCTCAGCGAGACCGCCACACGGCAACGGGTGCAGAAACTGCAGGACGCCGGAGTCCTGCAGATCGTCGCCGTCACCGACCCGCTCCAGCTCGGTTTCGCCCGCCAGGCGATGATCGGGGTGCGCGTGTCGGGAGACACCCGGGTGATCGCGGCCGAGATGGCCGAGCTCCCGGGCGTCATCTACGTCGTCTCCACGGCGGGATCCTTCGACCTCCTCGTCGAGGTCGTCTGCGAGAGCGACGACGACCTCATCGACCTGCTCAACGACCGCATCCGGTCGCTGCCCGATGTCGTGGCGACCGAGACGTTCGTGTACTTGAAACTCCACCGACAGCTCTACAACTGGGGAACGCGATGA
- a CDS encoding ABC transporter permease gives MSSIEPTPGAAVASAPAPGRVASWRLLASNPLTVAAAVVLAIIVLAAVLAPWIAPYGVNQIDVANALTPPSPAHWFGTDELGRDVFSRVLLAGSTSLTIAVSAVTIALVLGLVLGVVAGYAGGWADAVLMRVVDVMFAFPVLLLALAIIAIFEPGALTTTIAIGVVYTPIFARVARASTLALRSSPFVQVSRTMGTPPASILLRHVLPNIGGPIVVQTSLSLAFAILSEAALSFLGLGIQPPSPSWGGMLFTAQGFLAQAWWMSVFPGAAIFVTALAFNLLGDGLRDGLDPRQRTIIEARRGERRRNGPPRLRRDTISTEVRP, from the coding sequence ATGAGCTCCATCGAACCCACCCCCGGCGCCGCGGTCGCCTCCGCCCCCGCCCCCGGGCGCGTGGCGTCCTGGCGTCTGCTCGCGAGCAATCCGCTGACGGTGGCCGCAGCGGTCGTCCTGGCGATCATCGTCCTCGCGGCCGTGCTGGCGCCGTGGATCGCGCCGTACGGGGTCAACCAGATCGACGTCGCCAACGCGCTGACGCCGCCGAGCCCCGCGCACTGGTTCGGGACCGACGAACTCGGCCGCGACGTGTTCTCGCGCGTGCTGCTCGCCGGCTCCACCTCGCTCACGATCGCCGTCTCCGCCGTGACGATCGCGCTCGTCCTGGGGCTCGTGCTCGGCGTCGTCGCAGGCTACGCGGGCGGGTGGGCCGACGCGGTGCTCATGCGCGTCGTCGACGTCATGTTCGCTTTCCCGGTGCTGCTTCTGGCCCTGGCGATCATCGCGATCTTCGAGCCGGGGGCACTCACCACGACGATCGCGATCGGCGTCGTCTACACGCCGATCTTCGCCCGCGTCGCCCGGGCCAGCACGCTGGCGCTCCGCTCCTCGCCGTTCGTGCAAGTGTCGCGCACGATGGGCACGCCGCCGGCATCCATCCTGCTCCGGCACGTGCTGCCGAACATCGGCGGTCCGATCGTCGTCCAGACCTCGCTGTCGCTCGCGTTCGCGATCCTCTCGGAGGCCGCCCTGTCGTTCCTCGGGCTCGGCATCCAGCCACCGTCCCCGTCATGGGGAGGCATGCTCTTCACCGCTCAGGGCTTCCTCGCCCAGGCGTGGTGGATGAGCGTGTTCCCCGGGGCGGCGATCTTCGTCACGGCGCTGGCGTTCAACCTGCTCGGCGACGGTCTGCGCGACGGCCTCGATCCGCGCCAGCGCACGATCATCGAGGCACGGCGGGGGGAGCGTCGCCGTAACGGGCCGCCGCGCCTCCGGCGGGACACGATCAGCACGGAGGTGCGGCCATGA
- a CDS encoding ABC transporter substrate-binding protein, protein MKQRITLGIAGALAATLALAGCSAGQSVDIDGSGDSSGQTLVAAIGGEPDQLDPQKTTSYFAFEVLENVYDTLVQPDENLEMQPALAESWTTSDDQLTWTFTLRDGVKFQDGSDFTSEDVVYSYRRIIDEKLANAWKFSTVTDVTAPDDATVVITVSQPTPNLLSNLGGFKGMAIVEKSNVESGEITTAPVGTGPFSVSDYVAGDHITLTANPDYWGGAPQLGGVEYRFISEPATALASLKAGDIDWTDVVPPQQVEQLKSDSSVTLGQTPSSDYWYLALNEAKAPWNDVRVRQAIAYAIDRDAIVQAVSYGTAEVNQLAIPKQSVWYTEYDQYSTDLDKAKSLLAEAGYTGGTLDLLATSDYPETVTAAQIIAAELEPLGIQVSIRQPDFSTWLDEQNSGNFDMLMMGWLGNIDPDDFYYSQHHTDGASNAQKFSDAEVDRLLDAGRVETDTAARKDLYAQAATIIADKASYIYLYNPSVLQVYSPKVSGYDTRADRAIRFAGVSLSE, encoded by the coding sequence ATGAAACAGCGCATCACCCTCGGCATCGCCGGCGCGCTCGCCGCGACGCTCGCCCTCGCCGGTTGCTCCGCCGGTCAGAGCGTCGACATCGACGGCTCCGGCGACAGTTCAGGTCAGACCCTCGTCGCCGCCATCGGCGGCGAGCCCGATCAGCTCGACCCGCAGAAGACGACGTCGTACTTCGCGTTCGAGGTGCTCGAGAACGTCTACGACACGCTCGTGCAGCCCGACGAGAACCTCGAGATGCAGCCCGCTCTCGCTGAGAGCTGGACCACCAGCGACGACCAGCTCACCTGGACCTTCACGCTGCGCGACGGGGTGAAATTCCAGGACGGCTCGGACTTCACGAGTGAAGACGTCGTCTACTCGTACCGTCGCATCATCGACGAGAAGCTCGCGAACGCGTGGAAGTTCTCCACGGTCACCGACGTCACCGCCCCCGATGACGCGACCGTCGTCATCACGGTCTCGCAGCCCACGCCCAATCTGCTGTCGAACCTCGGTGGATTCAAGGGCATGGCGATCGTGGAGAAGAGCAACGTCGAGTCGGGCGAGATCACGACTGCGCCGGTCGGAACGGGACCGTTCTCCGTCAGCGACTACGTCGCCGGCGACCACATCACGCTGACGGCCAACCCCGACTACTGGGGCGGCGCGCCCCAGCTCGGGGGAGTGGAGTACCGCTTCATCTCCGAGCCCGCCACCGCGCTGGCATCCCTCAAGGCCGGCGACATCGACTGGACCGACGTGGTCCCGCCCCAGCAGGTCGAGCAGCTGAAGAGCGACAGCTCGGTCACACTCGGCCAGACGCCGTCGAGCGACTACTGGTACCTCGCTCTGAACGAGGCGAAAGCCCCGTGGAACGACGTGCGGGTCCGCCAGGCCATCGCGTACGCGATCGACCGGGATGCCATCGTGCAGGCCGTCAGCTACGGCACGGCCGAGGTCAACCAGCTCGCCATCCCGAAGCAGAGCGTCTGGTACACCGAGTACGACCAGTACTCCACCGACCTCGACAAGGCGAAGTCGCTGTTGGCCGAAGCCGGGTACACCGGCGGCACGCTGGACCTCCTGGCCACCAGCGACTACCCCGAGACGGTCACGGCCGCGCAGATCATCGCCGCCGAACTCGAACCGCTCGGCATCCAGGTGTCCATTCGCCAGCCCGACTTCTCGACGTGGCTCGACGAGCAGAACTCCGGCAACTTCGACATGCTCATGATGGGCTGGCTCGGCAACATCGACCCCGACGACTTCTACTACTCGCAGCACCACACCGACGGCGCCAGCAACGCGCAGAAGTTCTCGGATGCCGAGGTCGACCGCCTGCTCGACGCCGGTCGCGTCGAAACCGACACGGCGGCGCGCAAGGATCTCTACGCCCAGGCGGCGACGATCATCGCCGACAAGGCCAGCTACATCTATCTCTACAACCCGTCGGTGCTGCAGGTGTATTCGCCCAAGGTGTCGGGCTACGACACGCGCGCCGACCGCGCGATCCGGTTCGCCGGCGTCTCGCTGAGCGAGTGA
- a CDS encoding HEAT repeat domain-containing protein: MAEGDITAGLRAALERDDASLRLRAAMDAGTRPNDAFIAVLVDRCAVEPDFFVRDMLTWALTRHDASLVVDAILPELGSPFPQARSQGLHTLSKIGDPRTWNAITPALLDDEESSVARAAWRAAAGLVPDTERAALAAALARHLGRGDIETRRSLSRAFVMIGEESGPAVDAATEADDEAVRVHALATRALMDDPDAGFEGAVDHARRVNAQRHAPAGPAADPDAEQPAPDAPEAGTPDA; the protein is encoded by the coding sequence ATGGCGGAGGGCGACATCACGGCGGGGCTTCGGGCCGCCCTGGAGCGCGACGACGCGTCGCTGCGTCTGCGCGCGGCCATGGATGCCGGCACCCGACCGAACGACGCGTTCATCGCCGTGCTGGTCGATCGCTGCGCCGTCGAGCCCGACTTCTTCGTCCGCGACATGCTCACCTGGGCGCTCACCCGTCACGACGCGTCGCTCGTCGTCGACGCGATCCTGCCCGAGCTCGGCTCGCCCTTCCCCCAGGCGCGCAGTCAGGGGCTGCACACGCTGTCGAAGATCGGCGACCCCCGCACGTGGAACGCCATCACCCCCGCGCTCCTGGACGACGAGGAATCGAGCGTCGCCCGGGCGGCGTGGCGGGCCGCGGCCGGACTCGTCCCGGACACCGAGCGGGCGGCACTCGCCGCCGCGCTGGCGCGGCACCTCGGCCGGGGCGACATCGAGACGCGCCGCAGCCTGAGCCGCGCGTTCGTGATGATCGGCGAGGAGTCCGGGCCCGCGGTCGACGCCGCGACGGAGGCGGACGACGAGGCCGTGCGCGTCCACGCCCTCGCGACGCGCGCCCTGATGGACGACCCGGATGCCGGGTTCGAGGGCGCCGTCGACCACGCGCGGCGCGTCAACGCCCAGCGCCACGCGCCGGCGGGACCGGCCGCCGACCCGGACGCGGAGCAGCCGGCGCCGGACGCCCCCGAGGCGGGGACACCCGACGCCTGA
- a CDS encoding APC family permease, translating into MWSIVGLGLGYMTPTVVFDTFGLVAEETNNVVPAAYAVALVVLVFTAISYGKMVRVIPSAGSAYTYARESIHPGVGFVVGWTALIDYMLLPMVNALILRSYMEALFPDIPGWIWVVVFTAGVTGVIYLTMRGTSNVNMILLVFSILVMTVFVVMVAVQLVGGAGAGTVVSLAPFAHSEVQFGAVLAGATIVCFSFIGFDAVSMYSEEAKTPKIMPRAILLTLVAGGAIFLVASYFTQLRFPDSAAFPPEAIENSTLPEIGVQVGGPVLQAVLTAAGFAATLASWLASHASVSRMLMVMGRNNVLPRRIFGFIDPKTHTPTLSIIIVGVVSLLAIAFTLEQIAAYINYGALIAFTFVNISVIAWFAIRQGLRKTPGDIFRYIVMPAIGMLLTGLLWVNLDMHALIGGLIWTSIGVVYLIVLTRGFKRPIASFDENQPVTGVNKTVPGPRSEI; encoded by the coding sequence CTGTGGTCGATCGTGGGCCTCGGCTTGGGCTACATGACCCCGACCGTCGTTTTCGACACCTTCGGCCTCGTCGCCGAGGAGACCAACAACGTCGTCCCCGCGGCTTACGCCGTGGCGCTCGTCGTGCTGGTGTTCACCGCCATCAGCTACGGCAAGATGGTCCGCGTCATCCCGAGTGCAGGATCCGCCTACACCTACGCCCGCGAGTCGATCCACCCCGGCGTCGGGTTCGTCGTCGGGTGGACGGCCCTCATCGACTACATGCTGCTGCCGATGGTGAACGCCCTCATCCTGCGCAGCTACATGGAGGCGCTCTTCCCCGACATCCCGGGCTGGATCTGGGTCGTCGTCTTCACCGCCGGCGTCACGGGCGTCATCTACCTCACGATGCGCGGCACCTCGAACGTCAACATGATCCTGCTGGTGTTCTCGATCCTCGTGATGACCGTGTTCGTCGTGATGGTCGCGGTGCAGCTCGTCGGCGGCGCGGGGGCCGGCACGGTCGTGTCCCTCGCCCCCTTCGCCCACAGCGAGGTGCAGTTCGGCGCGGTGCTGGCCGGAGCCACCATCGTGTGCTTCTCCTTCATCGGGTTCGACGCGGTGTCGATGTACTCGGAAGAGGCGAAGACGCCGAAGATCATGCCCCGCGCGATCCTGCTGACCCTCGTGGCCGGCGGCGCGATCTTCCTCGTGGCGTCCTACTTCACGCAGCTGCGCTTCCCCGACTCCGCCGCCTTCCCGCCGGAGGCGATCGAGAACAGCACGCTGCCCGAGATCGGCGTCCAGGTCGGCGGCCCGGTGCTGCAGGCCGTGCTCACCGCGGCCGGCTTCGCCGCGACGCTCGCGTCCTGGCTGGCCTCGCACGCCTCGGTCTCGCGCATGCTGATGGTGATGGGCCGCAACAACGTGCTCCCCCGTCGGATCTTCGGTTTCATCGACCCGAAGACGCACACCCCGACGCTGTCGATCATCATCGTGGGCGTGGTGAGCCTCCTGGCCATCGCGTTCACGCTCGAGCAGATCGCGGCCTACATCAACTACGGCGCGCTCATCGCGTTCACCTTCGTCAACATCTCGGTGATCGCCTGGTTCGCCATCCGCCAGGGCCTGCGCAAGACGCCGGGAGACATCTTCCGGTACATCGTGATGCCCGCGATCGGCATGCTGCTCACCGGTCTGCTGTGGGTGAACCTCGACATGCACGCGCTGATCGGCGGTCTCATCTGGACCAGCATCGGCGTCGTGTACCTGATCGTCCTGACGCGCGGCTTCAAGCGACCGATCGCCTCGTTCGACGAGAACCAGCCGGTCACCGGGGTGAACAAGACCGTCCCCGGTCCGCGCTCGGAGATCTGA
- a CDS encoding DUF1028 domain-containing protein — MTFTVLARDPRDGLIGAATASRSLAVGAGVTAVDPGVGVVASQAWTNRALRGLLLAAMREGRSAADAVAATPGWDDGHALRQVAALGWSGAGAARSGADITAWAGDLVTPDAVFIGNFLAGPDVLAAMAAAWRTDGRDLADRLIDVLAAGERAGGDARGRQSAALVLASRADIVLDLRVDDHPDPISELARLRRLAAGAGIPAEMPTSPISAQAPTAS, encoded by the coding sequence ATGACCTTCACCGTGCTGGCCCGCGACCCCCGCGACGGCCTGATCGGCGCGGCCACCGCGAGCCGATCCCTCGCCGTCGGCGCCGGGGTGACCGCGGTCGACCCCGGCGTCGGGGTCGTCGCCAGCCAGGCGTGGACGAATCGCGCGCTGCGCGGGCTGTTGCTCGCAGCGATGCGCGAGGGACGCTCGGCCGCCGACGCCGTGGCCGCCACGCCGGGATGGGATGATGGGCATGCGCTCCGTCAGGTCGCCGCGCTCGGGTGGTCGGGTGCGGGCGCCGCACGCTCGGGTGCGGACATCACGGCGTGGGCGGGGGACCTCGTGACCCCGGACGCCGTCTTCATCGGCAACTTCCTCGCCGGACCCGACGTGCTCGCGGCGATGGCCGCGGCGTGGAGGACGGACGGGCGGGATCTCGCCGATCGGCTGATCGACGTCCTGGCCGCGGGCGAACGGGCCGGAGGCGACGCCCGCGGCCGGCAGAGCGCGGCATTGGTGCTCGCCTCGCGGGCTGACATCGTGCTCGATCTGAGGGTCGACGACCACCCCGATCCGATCTCGGAACTGGCCCGTCTCCGTCGCCTGGCCGCGGGCGCCGGCATCCCCGCAGAGATGCCGACATCTCCGATCAGCGCACAAGCTCCCACTGCGTCGTGA
- a CDS encoding aspartate aminotransferase family protein, producing the protein MTLHEIDLQTDLQAKARDHLWMHFARQSVMTEGPGVPIIVKGEGHHIWDAAGKRYIDGLSGLFVVNAGHGRRRIAQAAAKQAEELAFFPLWSYAHPAAIELADRIAHLAPGDLNHVFFSTGGGEAVETAFKLAKQYWKTQGKPTKHKVISRAIAYHGTTQGALAITGLPVMKHMFEPVTPGGFRVPNTNYYRAAESGFGGGTPEEFGLWAADRIEQMIQFEGPETVAAVFLEPVQNAGGCFPAPAGYFQRVREICDKYDVLLVSDEVICAFGRLGYYFGAEAYDYQPDMITFAKAVTSGYSPLGGTIVSDRVYEPFAHGDASFPHGYTFGGHPVSSAVAMENLDVFEEEGLLENVRANSPVFRSTLEKLLDLPIVGDVRGDGYFFGIELVKDKTTKETFDDDESERLLRGFLSKALYDAGLYCRADDRGDPVIQLAPPLTIGPSEFDEIEQILRSTLTEAWTRL; encoded by the coding sequence ATGACGCTTCACGAAATCGACCTGCAGACCGACCTCCAGGCGAAAGCCCGCGACCACCTCTGGATGCACTTCGCCCGCCAGTCCGTGATGACCGAAGGACCCGGCGTCCCGATCATCGTCAAGGGCGAGGGGCACCACATCTGGGATGCCGCGGGCAAGCGCTACATCGACGGCCTCTCAGGCCTCTTCGTCGTCAACGCCGGCCACGGACGCCGCCGCATCGCGCAGGCCGCCGCGAAGCAGGCCGAGGAGCTGGCGTTCTTCCCGCTGTGGTCCTACGCCCACCCGGCCGCGATCGAGCTCGCCGACCGCATCGCCCACCTCGCCCCCGGCGACCTCAATCACGTCTTCTTCTCCACCGGCGGCGGCGAGGCGGTCGAGACGGCGTTCAAGCTCGCCAAGCAGTACTGGAAGACCCAGGGGAAGCCCACCAAGCACAAGGTGATCTCGCGCGCGATCGCCTACCACGGCACCACGCAGGGCGCCCTCGCCATCACCGGTCTCCCCGTGATGAAGCACATGTTCGAGCCGGTCACCCCGGGCGGCTTCCGGGTGCCCAACACGAACTACTACCGCGCGGCGGAGTCCGGCTTCGGCGGCGGGACGCCCGAGGAGTTCGGCCTGTGGGCGGCGGACCGCATCGAGCAGATGATCCAGTTCGAGGGTCCCGAGACCGTCGCCGCGGTGTTCCTCGAGCCCGTGCAGAACGCCGGCGGCTGCTTCCCGGCTCCTGCCGGGTACTTCCAGCGCGTGCGCGAGATCTGCGACAAGTACGACGTGCTGCTCGTCAGCGACGAGGTCATCTGCGCGTTCGGCCGGCTCGGCTACTACTTCGGCGCCGAGGCCTATGACTACCAGCCCGACATGATCACGTTCGCCAAGGCTGTGACGAGCGGCTACTCGCCGCTGGGCGGCACGATCGTCAGCGATCGCGTGTACGAGCCGTTCGCGCACGGCGACGCGTCGTTCCCGCACGGCTACACCTTCGGCGGCCACCCCGTGTCCTCCGCCGTCGCGATGGAGAACCTCGACGTGTTCGAGGAGGAGGGGCTGCTGGAGAACGTCCGCGCCAACTCCCCCGTCTTCCGCTCGACGCTGGAGAAGCTGCTCGATCTGCCCATCGTCGGCGACGTCCGCGGCGACGGCTACTTCTTCGGCATCGAGCTGGTCAAGGACAAGACCACCAAGGAGACCTTCGACGACGACGAATCCGAGCGCCTGCTGCGCGGCTTCCTGTCGAAGGCGCTGTACGACGCAGGTCTCTACTGCCGCGCGGACGACCGGGGCGACCCCGTCATCCAGCTCGCTCCGCCGCTCACGATCGGCCCGTCCGAGTTCGACGAGATCGAGCAGATCCTGCGCTCGACGCTCACCGAGGCCTGGACCCGCCTCTGA
- a CDS encoding dipeptide ABC transporter ATP-binding protein, translating into MSVLEVRDLRVAIGETSIVRGLDFSVDRGQTLGIVGESGSGKSLTVLAATGLIDAPGRRVEGSSVLRTDPDARGVELVGASDRVLRSVHGDAVGFVFQDPSTSLNPYLTVGRQIAESLEAHRGLSRRAAHARAVALLEAVGIPDPAVRVDAYPHQFSGGQRQRVMIAIALACDPALLVADEPTTALDVTTQAQIIDLVQQLQHDRGTAVVWISHDLGVIGQVADDVLVLRHGEAVEQRPLLDVYADPQHAYTKELLAARPRVVAGSGPTPEPGAAALLAVSGLDVRFVVQTPAGRRTVHAVDDVSFTVRRGTTLALVGESGSGKSTIANALTGLVAPHAGTATLADAEGAGVRDALRAKRRDRRRIAMVFQDPFASIDPRRTVADAITEPLRVHRLGGSTPAARAARVRELLDLVDLDPAFAQRYPHELSGGQRQRVSIARALALEPELVILDEATASLDVSVQARVLALLRRLQVEQGLTYLFIAHDLAIVQQMSHDVAVLRDGKVVEAAPAAELFAHPRQEYTRDLLAAVPPEGPRVRSCSR; encoded by the coding sequence ATGAGCGTCCTGGAGGTGCGGGATCTCCGCGTCGCGATCGGCGAGACGTCGATCGTCCGAGGGCTCGACTTCTCGGTGGACCGGGGTCAGACCCTCGGCATCGTGGGCGAGTCGGGCTCGGGCAAGTCGTTGACGGTGCTCGCGGCGACCGGCCTCATCGATGCCCCCGGGCGACGGGTCGAGGGCTCCAGCGTTCTGCGCACGGACCCGGATGCCCGGGGCGTCGAGCTCGTGGGAGCGTCGGACCGTGTGCTGCGCTCGGTGCACGGCGACGCGGTCGGGTTCGTCTTCCAGGACCCGTCGACCTCCCTGAACCCCTATCTGACGGTCGGGCGACAGATCGCCGAGTCGCTGGAGGCGCACCGCGGCCTGTCGCGTCGGGCCGCGCACGCCCGGGCGGTCGCGCTGCTGGAGGCCGTCGGCATCCCGGACCCGGCGGTCCGCGTCGACGCGTACCCGCACCAGTTCTCGGGCGGTCAACGCCAGCGCGTCATGATCGCGATCGCCCTCGCGTGCGACCCCGCCCTTCTCGTCGCCGATGAGCCGACCACCGCGCTCGACGTCACCACCCAGGCGCAGATCATCGACCTCGTGCAGCAGTTGCAGCACGACCGCGGGACCGCGGTGGTCTGGATCAGTCACGACCTCGGGGTGATCGGTCAGGTCGCCGACGATGTTCTGGTGCTGCGCCACGGCGAGGCCGTCGAGCAGCGACCGCTCCTCGACGTGTACGCCGATCCGCAGCACGCCTACACGAAGGAGCTGCTCGCGGCGCGTCCGCGCGTGGTCGCCGGATCCGGTCCGACGCCCGAGCCCGGCGCGGCTGCGCTCCTCGCCGTCTCCGGTCTGGACGTGCGCTTCGTCGTGCAGACACCCGCCGGTCGGCGTACCGTGCACGCCGTCGACGACGTGTCGTTCACGGTGCGCCGCGGGACCACTCTCGCCCTGGTGGGGGAGTCGGGGTCGGGGAAATCGACGATCGCGAACGCCTTGACCGGGCTCGTGGCCCCGCACGCCGGGACCGCGACCCTGGCGGATGCCGAGGGCGCGGGCGTCCGCGACGCGCTTCGCGCGAAGCGTCGTGACCGTCGGCGCATCGCCATGGTGTTCCAGGACCCGTTCGCCTCCATCGATCCGCGTCGCACCGTCGCCGACGCGATCACCGAACCGCTGCGCGTGCACCGCCTCGGCGGTTCGACCCCCGCCGCCCGTGCCGCCCGCGTGCGGGAGCTCCTGGACCTCGTCGACCTCGACCCCGCGTTCGCCCAGCGCTACCCGCACGAGTTGTCGGGCGGGCAGCGTCAGCGAGTGTCGATCGCGCGCGCGCTCGCGCTCGAGCCCGAGCTGGTCATCCTCGACGAGGCGACGGCCTCTCTCGACGTCTCTGTGCAGGCCCGCGTGCTCGCCCTGCTCCGGCGTCTGCAGGTCGAGCAGGGGCTGACGTACCTCTTCATCGCGCACGATCTCGCGATCGTGCAGCAGATGAGCCATGACGTCGCGGTGCTTCGCGACGGGAAGGTGGTCGAGGCTGCTCCTGCGGCCGAGCTGTTCGCGCACCCGCGGCAGGAGTACACGCGCGATCTGCTGGCCGCGGTGCCGCCCGAGGGACCGCGGGTGCGCTCGTGTTCCCGCTGA
- a CDS encoding helix-turn-helix domain-containing protein, protein MTRATDADEQRTVETLGAAVRDARKRLGLSVQALSEKAGVSFGLVSQLERGLGNPSLQSLQRLAGALGIPVTQLLDEPAVPLAVVTRAKRHIMPVAADAPPHQRAERELLTPRGESMLQLIRSTLPPGFTNEASPFRHIGTETVTVESGVLVVCQSDRRVELHAGDTVTYGCSAPHWWANGHDGETVVLGAVTPFER, encoded by the coding sequence ATGACACGAGCCACGGATGCCGACGAGCAGCGCACCGTCGAGACCCTCGGCGCCGCGGTGCGCGACGCCCGCAAGCGGCTCGGCCTGAGCGTGCAGGCGCTGTCGGAGAAGGCCGGGGTGAGCTTCGGCCTCGTCAGCCAGTTGGAGCGCGGCCTCGGCAACCCGTCGCTGCAGTCGCTCCAACGGCTCGCCGGGGCTCTCGGCATCCCGGTCACCCAATTGCTCGACGAGCCGGCGGTGCCTCTGGCGGTCGTGACACGCGCGAAGCGGCACATCATGCCGGTGGCCGCGGACGCCCCGCCGCACCAGCGCGCCGAGCGCGAGCTGCTGACACCGCGTGGGGAGTCGATGCTGCAGCTGATCCGCTCGACGCTGCCGCCCGGCTTCACGAACGAGGCCAGCCCGTTCCGCCACATCGGCACCGAGACGGTGACCGTCGAGTCCGGCGTGCTGGTCGTGTGCCAGTCGGATCGGCGGGTCGAATTGCACGCCGGCGACACCGTCACCTACGGCTGCTCGGCCCCGCACTGGTGGGCGAACGGACACGACGGCGAAACGGTGGTGCTGGGCGCGGTCACCCCGTTCGAGCGTTGA
- a CDS encoding ABC transporter permease: MRIAPAQMLRFLGLRLLSSAVVLLGVLIVVFALVHLVPGDPVRLALGTRYTPEAYEALRSASGLDRSVPEQFFSYLAHAVTGDLGVSFRNGQPVTTTLLQRLPATISLALVGLAVALVISVPAGVYSALREGRVSDVIVRLTSQFGVSVPDFWLGLLLISLFSVTLGLFPASGYVAFAEDPAGWARQVTLPGLTVGLVAGAIMTRYIRAAVIDVASSGYIRTAVSKGLPRRVVVSRHIVRGALVPVLTIAGIQLATILGGVIVVEVVFAWPGLGRLVFDAVAARDYPLIQGAVLLVAVMFIVVNLIVDVLYAAVDPRIRAA; this comes from the coding sequence GTGAGGATCGCCCCCGCGCAGATGCTGCGCTTCCTGGGCCTCCGGCTGCTGTCGTCGGCCGTCGTGCTGCTCGGTGTGCTGATCGTCGTGTTCGCCCTCGTGCACCTCGTGCCCGGTGACCCCGTGCGCCTCGCGCTCGGCACCCGGTACACGCCCGAAGCGTACGAGGCGCTCCGCTCGGCGTCCGGTCTCGACCGCTCGGTGCCCGAGCAGTTCTTCTCCTACCTGGCCCACGCGGTGACCGGGGACCTCGGCGTCAGCTTCCGCAACGGTCAGCCGGTGACGACCACCCTGCTGCAGCGCCTGCCCGCCACGATCTCGCTCGCGCTCGTGGGACTGGCGGTCGCCCTCGTGATCTCGGTGCCCGCGGGGGTGTACTCGGCGCTGCGCGAGGGGCGCGTGAGCGATGTGATCGTGCGGCTGACGAGCCAGTTCGGAGTCTCCGTGCCGGACTTCTGGCTGGGTCTGCTCCTCATCTCGCTCTTCTCCGTCACGCTGGGTCTGTTCCCGGCCAGCGGGTACGTCGCCTTCGCCGAGGATCCCGCGGGGTGGGCACGTCAGGTGACCTTGCCGGGGCTCACCGTCGGTCTCGTCGCCGGGGCGATCATGACGCGCTACATCCGTGCCGCCGTCATCGACGTGGCCTCGTCGGGGTACATCCGCACCGCGGTGTCGAAGGGACTGCCCCGCCGCGTCGTGGTGTCCCGCCATATCGTGCGCGGAGCCCTTGTCCCGGTGCTGACGATCGCCGGCATCCAGTTGGCCACGATCCTCGGCGGCGTCATCGTCGTCGAGGTGGTCTTCGCCTGGCCGGGCCTCGGTCGTCTCGTGTTCGACGCCGTCGCCGCGCGGGACTACCCGCTCATCCAGGGCGCGGTGCTGCTCGTGGCCGTGATGTTCATCGTCGTCAACCTGATCGTGGACGTGCTGTACGCCGCCGTCGACCCGAGGATCCGTGCCGCATGA